CGGGTCGATCCAGCCGATGCCCAGCAGTTTCCCGCAAGGGATTTCCAGTGTGAACGTGCTGCCGGCGCCGGGCTGACTGACCACCTCGATTTTGCCGGACATCATCTCGGCCAGTCGGCGGCTGATCGATAGTCCCAGTCCGGTGCCGCCGAAGTTGCGCGTCGTTGAGGCGTCCGCCTGGCTGAACGGTTGGAACAATCGCCCGAGTTGCTCTGCGGAAATCCCGATGCCGGAATCGCGGACTTCGGCCCGCAAGCGATAGTCGCCCCGTTCGTCGCGTTCGCAAGCGACGGACAGCGTGACTGAACCGCGTTGCGTGAACTTGATCGCGTTACCAATCAGGTTGATGAGAATCTGTCGCAAGCGCAGCGGATCCGTGACGATTTGCTCCGGCAGCGCACCGCGGAGGTCCAGACGGAGCGCGAGCTGTTTCTGTTCGGCGCGGACCAGCATCAGGCTGTGGATCTCGCGCAGGAGTTGCACGGGCGAGCAATCGGTTTGCTCGACCGCCATCTGCCCGGCTTCGATTTTCGAGAGATCGAGGATGTCGTTGATAATATCCAGCAGATAATGGCCGTTGCGCTTGATGACGGAGAGCAAATGCAACGCGCTCTCCTGGCCGTTGAGCTCGTCGAGCAAGATATCGGTGTAGCCGAGGATGGCCGTCATCGGCGTGCGGATTTCGTGGCTCATGTTGGCCAGGAACTGGCTCTTCGCCACGTTGGCTTCCTCAGCTTTGCGGCGCGAGGCGACCAGTTCGCGCGAGCGACGGTCCACCTCGGCTTCCAGCGATTGCGCGTATTGCGTCCGTTCGCGCAAGCGATTTTCGTGTTCCTCGATCGCTTCCGCGGTGGCCCGTTGATGCGATTCGCGCAAGGTGTCTTTTTCCGCCGCGGTTTGTCGCAGGCGGGACGCCAGCAACCGTTGTTCGCGCCCGGCGCGATCGAGTTCCCGCAAACAAATGCCAACGCCGACGAGCAACGAAACGTGCGGCGCGAGGTCGATGGCAATCGTGCCGTTCGCCGCCAGACCGACCAGGTTGAGCGTCGGGCCCGGCAAGGGCAGTCGAAACGCGGCGCCAGAGCGATTCGCGAGCGGGTGCCAGACGGCGATCGGGCGGGTGGCGATTTCTTTCCAGGCGTCGCCGGCCATTTGGTCCGCTCTGGGACCTGTAGGGCAAGGTGCAATCGGTTCAACGACCAGCACCTGACCTGCGGCGTCGACCAGGTACAGCCAATCGACGCCGAGGGGCAACAGCAACACGCGCAAGTCCGCCAGCCGCCCTGTCGAAGGGCACGTGGCAGGTTCCCAGGCGAACCAGTCTTCGAAGCCGTCCAGTTCCTGCGACATCCGGGCGGCTCCTACATGGAAAACAGTTCGGCGCTGCGTTTCAACTCGGCGTCCAGGTCGTTCGCCAGCACCAGCAAGTCTTCGCGGCTGATGCCGAGCGATGACAGCGTCGTGGGCGAAACCTTGGCCAGCTTGACGCCGACACTGGTGATGCCCTTCAGCGTGCAAATGCCGTTCGCCAGTTCCACGCAGCGCACGATCGCGCCGTGTTCGCCGCGATAGTCCCCGGCGCGATGGTGATAGCGAATGGCGTCGCGGGCCGCCTCGGGGAATTTCCAACTCGCAGCGATCCGTTCGCCCGCTTCCGTGTGGTCGAAGCCCAGGATCGCCTTCTCGACTTCCACGAGCGGCACGTTCGATTTCAGCGCGGCAATCACCTCGCAGAACCCGGTGTGCGCGTGCTGATCGAGCAGCACAATGCCGATATCGTGCAGCAGTCCGGCGAGGAAGGCGTCTTCGAAAATCTGCAGCCGCTGGCGCATGGCGATCATCCGCGCGCAGATGCCGACCGAGACCAGGTGCTTCCATAATTCTTCGCGATGGTACGTGCCGATCGGTTCGCCGCCGCGAAAGATCTCGGCGACGCTGGCGGTCACGGCCAGATTGCGGACCTGGTTGAACCCCAGGTACGCGACCGCGGTTTGAAGATTCGTCACCTTGACGCGCAGGCCAAAGAGCGACGAGTTGACGCAGCGCAGCACCCGGGCCGTCAGCGAGACGTCCTGTTCGAGCACGCCCTTGAGTTGCGAGACGCTGGCGTCGGGATCTTGGGCGACTTCCAGCACGCGCATCGCCACGTGCGGCAAGGTGGAGATTTCATCCACGGTGCGCGCAAAGCGCGCCAGCCGAGCTTCGGCCTCGGCGGGAGAAATCTCAAGGGCAGGCATAACGATTCCTCCCGGCGGCCCTGGAGGCGCAATGGTCCTAAGATGGAACGACCGCCGAGAGGTTTTTCGCCCCTGGGCATCGCGAACTACTAGCAAAACTGTACGTCACCCCCTCCGGAGCGACGTGTGCGGAAAACGCTCAATCCCTGGCATAACCCGCCGCAGGCCAGCGCGTAGCGACCTTTCGACAGATACGGCCTCACCCACCTAGGGGGTGTGGCGCCGATTCGGGCCGCGCCGCGGCCGACTGTCCGATAGACACGGGAATTTGGTAGCCTACCAGCAGCCGGCACGAGGCCGGCCCGCTCCTCCCGCCCGAGAACACGGTCCAGGCATGATCACGAATCTGCGCCCGAACAAAATCGACCGCGACGACCTCCCCCCCGGGGCGTGCCTCTGCGACTACTGCACGGCCAAGTGCTGCAAGTACTTTGCCCTGCCGATCGAGACGCCGACCGAACGGAAGGATTTCGACTACCTCCGCTGGTTCCTGCTGCACGGCCAGGCCACGGTCTTCATCGAAGACGACACCTGGTACCTGCTCGTCCACACGCAATGCAAGCACCTCCAGCCGGACAACCGCTGCGGGATCTATATGACGCGCCCGGAGATCTGCCGCGAGTATTCCACGGACAACTGCGAGTACGACGACACCTACGTCTACGACCGCTACTTCGAAACGCCGGAACAGGTCGTGGATTACACCGAAGCCGTCTTCAAGCCGCTCGACGGCGGCTCGATCCGCAGCCCGCGCCCGGAATTGTTGCCGATTTTGTAGGAGGAGTTTGAAGTTTTCAGTGTTCAGTTTTCAGTGGAGGTCGCCTCGTCCTCACTGAAAACTGAACACTGAAAACTTCAAACTCGCGCCGACCGGCGCTTCATTCGGAGCTTGTTCCTTGTCCGCCGCTCGCATTACTCCCCGCACGCTCAAAGGTTTTCGCGACTACTTGCCCGAGGCGATGATTCCGCGCGAGCGGTTGATCGATACGGCGCGGCGCGTGTATCGCTCCTATGGCTTCAGCCCGATCGACACGCCGGCGCTCGAATACCTGGAAGTGCTGACGGGCAAAGGGAGCGACGAGACGGACAAGCAACTCTACAAGTTTCAGGATCACGGCGAACGCTGGGTCGGCTTGCGGTTCGATCTCACGGTGCCGCTAGCGCGGTTCGCGGCACAGCACTATCAAGCGCTCGGCACGCCGTTCAAGCGCTACCACATCGGCACGGTCTGGCGCGGCGAGAACACGCAGCGCGGCCGCTATCGCGAATTCATGCAGTGCGATTTCGACACGATCGGCACGGAGAGCCTGACGTCCGACATCGAAACGGCGCTGGTAATTCACGACTTGTTCGTGGCGCTCGAATTGCCGGACGTGACCATCCGCGTCAACAATCGGCTCGTGCTGAACGGTTTGCTCGCCAAGCTCGGCCTGGCGGATCGCGCCACGGCGGTGCTCCGCGCGCTCGATAAACTCGCCAAGATCGGCCCCGAAAAAGTCGCGGCGGAGTTGGTCGAACATGCCGGCGCGACGACGATGCAAGCGAACGACGTTCTGCGGATGGCGGGGCTCACAGGCACGAATGCCGACATCCTCCGCGAACTCGGGCCGCTCGTCGCCGGGAATCCGCAAGGCGAGGCGGGCGTCGCGCAATTGGCCGATCTGCTGGCCGCCGTCGTGGCCGCTGGCGTGGCGCCGGAGCGAATTGCCATCGACGTCTCGATCGCCCGAGGGTTGGACTACTACACAGGCACGATCTTCGAAACGTTCCTGGAAAAACTGCCCACCATCGGCAGCGTCTGTTCGGGCGGGCGCTACGACAACCTGGCGGAATTGTTTACCAGCCAGCCGCTGCCGGGGATCGGCGCGTCGCTGGGACTCGATCGGTTGCTGGCGGCGATGGAAGAACTGGGCATGGTGGAAAAAATCGCCACCACGGCGCCGATCTTCATTCCGCAGTTCGACGCCGCGCATCTGCACGACTATCTGCGGTTGGCCGCCGACATTCGCCGCGCCGGGTTCGGCGTGGAAGTGTATCCCGACGCCAAGCCGCTGGGCAAGCAACTCAAGTACGCCGATCGCCGCGGTTTTCGCCTGGCCCTGATCGCCGGCGGCGACGAATGGCAAGCCGGCACGATTCAGGTCAAGGACTTGCGCGCCGGCGCCAGCAGCACGCTGCCCAGAACGGACCTGACCATGCGCTTAGCCGAGTTGCTGGGGATGGCACAGTAAGGTGAAAGTTGAAGCGTAATGAACCGAACGCCAATCGAAGCGCAACGAATGTTTGACCCGCCGCATTCGACCGGCGAAACTAATTCGTAGGGCTATTGAGCCCATCGAACCGCCTGACATAAGCACTCCTTTAGCCCTTTACTACTAACCAAGCTCCTCCTATGGCCAACCGCACCAATCACTACGAAGCCGCCACGGAAGCCTATCTACGACTTCTCGGCATACCGTACTTAGCGATTGACGAACAGCGCCGCAGTCTCTTAGGAAACGTGTCCGTCAAAAATCTCGACTTCGTCGTCACCGCGCCGGGCGGCGCTTCGTGGCTGGTGGACGTCAAGGGACGGCGCTTTCCCGCAGGCCGCGGACGCCAGTTCTGGAAAAACTGGTCGACCCGCGACGATCTCGATAGCATGGCCCGCTGGGAGCAGTTGTTCGGACCGCGCGCGGCGGGACTGTTCGTGTTCGCCTATCACCTCGTCGGGCGCGAATCGCCCGTGCCCGCCGACCAGGTGTACGAGTTTCGCGGCGAGCTCTACGCCTTCGTCGGCGTGCGCTTAGCCGACTACGTGCGCGACGCCAAGCAAATCTCGCCGCGCTGGCAAACGCTGTCGCTGCCGACGCAGCGCTTTCGCCAGTGCGCGCGCCCGCTGGCGCAATGGCTGACGCCTCCGCCACCGATGCTCACGGACGTCCTGCCGCTCGATGGTCCGCTCGTCTCTGCTTGGGACTAGCTCCGCGTTACCGGCGCACGTCCACGCGCGGCTGTTTCGCGGCGGCCTGATCCTCGCCCACGGCCACCGACAGCCAGCCGTCGTCGATCACAAAGTGCGTGACGCGCAAGCCTTGTAGTCGCGGGTTCTGGGCCAATTGCGCGGGCGTCAGATGCCAAGGTTCTTCGACCGGAAAGATGCGATTCAAGATGCCGCGGAGCGCCAGCTCCACGCCGCCGACGTTTTCGCCGAGCAGCTCGACGGGGCCTTCGCGCTCCAGGTCCGCCGTCAGTGAATTCGTCTCGGGCCGATATTTCACGCGCACCTGAAAATTGTGCCAACTGCGGTGCGTGGTGATCAGCTCGGCAAACTGCAGATTCAATTCCACCTGGCCGTCGACGAGCCGCGCGTGGACGGCGTCTTGCTCGGCAAAATGAATCCAGACGTCGTCGCGCAGCGACGCCTTCGGCAGCAGGTCGTCGCGATTCATCTTCTCCGCCAGCCACGCGCCGAGTTCCGGCAGGCTGAACG
Above is a window of Planctomycetia bacterium DNA encoding:
- the hisS gene encoding histidine--tRNA ligase gives rise to the protein MSAARITPRTLKGFRDYLPEAMIPRERLIDTARRVYRSYGFSPIDTPALEYLEVLTGKGSDETDKQLYKFQDHGERWVGLRFDLTVPLARFAAQHYQALGTPFKRYHIGTVWRGENTQRGRYREFMQCDFDTIGTESLTSDIETALVIHDLFVALELPDVTIRVNNRLVLNGLLAKLGLADRATAVLRALDKLAKIGPEKVAAELVEHAGATTMQANDVLRMAGLTGTNADILRELGPLVAGNPQGEAGVAQLADLLAAVVAAGVAPERIAIDVSIARGLDYYTGTIFETFLEKLPTIGSVCSGGRYDNLAELFTSQPLPGIGASLGLDRLLAAMEELGMVEKIATTAPIFIPQFDAAHLHDYLRLAADIRRAGFGVEVYPDAKPLGKQLKYADRRGFRLALIAGGDEWQAGTIQVKDLRAGASSTLPRTDLTMRLAELLGMAQ
- a CDS encoding HYExAFE family protein, yielding MANRTNHYEAATEAYLRLLGIPYLAIDEQRRSLLGNVSVKNLDFVVTAPGGASWLVDVKGRRFPAGRGRQFWKNWSTRDDLDSMARWEQLFGPRAAGLFVFAYHLVGRESPVPADQVYEFRGELYAFVGVRLADYVRDAKQISPRWQTLSLPTQRFRQCARPLAQWLTPPPPMLTDVLPLDGPLVSAWD
- a CDS encoding HDOD domain-containing protein, with product MPALEISPAEAEARLARFARTVDEISTLPHVAMRVLEVAQDPDASVSQLKGVLEQDVSLTARVLRCVNSSLFGLRVKVTNLQTAVAYLGFNQVRNLAVTASVAEIFRGGEPIGTYHREELWKHLVSVGICARMIAMRQRLQIFEDAFLAGLLHDIGIVLLDQHAHTGFCEVIAALKSNVPLVEVEKAILGFDHTEAGERIAASWKFPEAARDAIRYHHRAGDYRGEHGAIVRCVELANGICTLKGITSVGVKLAKVSPTTLSSLGISREDLLVLANDLDAELKRSAELFSM
- a CDS encoding ATP-binding protein, whose product is MSQELDGFEDWFAWEPATCPSTGRLADLRVLLLPLGVDWLYLVDAAGQVLVVEPIAPCPTGPRADQMAGDAWKEIATRPIAVWHPLANRSGAAFRLPLPGPTLNLVGLAANGTIAIDLAPHVSLLVGVGICLRELDRAGREQRLLASRLRQTAAEKDTLRESHQRATAEAIEEHENRLRERTQYAQSLEAEVDRRSRELVASRRKAEEANVAKSQFLANMSHEIRTPMTAILGYTDILLDELNGQESALHLLSVIKRNGHYLLDIINDILDLSKIEAGQMAVEQTDCSPVQLLREIHSLMLVRAEQKQLALRLDLRGALPEQIVTDPLRLRQILINLIGNAIKFTQRGSVTLSVACERDERGDYRLRAEVRDSGIGISAEQLGRLFQPFSQADASTTRNFGGTGLGLSISRRLAEMMSGKIEVVSQPGAGSTFTLEIPCGKLLGIGWIDPTLTAAIDTRALAPEDFDRQELSGCRLLIVEDGPDNQRFFAHVLRQAGATVEVAENGLLAVQTIADQNAFDVILMDMQMPEMDGYTAARELRRRGVATPIIALTAHAMSNDRQKCLDAGCDDYDNKPIERRRLIDKISAAWRRRANLAPAAQADPVALR
- a CDS encoding YkgJ family cysteine cluster protein; its protein translation is MITNLRPNKIDRDDLPPGACLCDYCTAKCCKYFALPIETPTERKDFDYLRWFLLHGQATVFIEDDTWYLLVHTQCKHLQPDNRCGIYMTRPEICREYSTDNCEYDDTYVYDRYFETPEQVVDYTEAVFKPLDGGSIRSPRPELLPIL